From one Triticum urartu cultivar G1812 chromosome 3, Tu2.1, whole genome shotgun sequence genomic stretch:
- the LOC125547898 gene encoding tau-cadinol synthase-like — translation MARASIKPGQGFAGGARSAVQGRRSVASPLAAAAVPEKQSGFEPSPWSDFFTGYEPEPLQRSEEWMLVRANELKEHVCMMFKSCNNMATQICLLDTLQHLGIDYHFKEQIDTILSQILESEFFSSSSLSEVALGFRLLREHGHWVSPDVFNKFKAQDGGFSKDISNDPKGLLSLYNAAHLHVHGEPTLEEAITFARRHLRSMRGSDLKTPLANQVKRALHIPLPRACKRIETVHYISEYKEEEGYNPVLLELAKLDFNLLQHVHLKELKAITEWWNNFSRNIGLSYIRCRMVESYTWAYVVYYQRGFKLPRRIIAMMIVLITTVDDTYDIHATIDDCRKLHEAIQRWDESAVDILPEYLKRLYMELLITFKNIEDEVPANVDYNVSYLRKAFQNHVSGYLQEAEWSHNNHWPKFEDQVNLTSLTIGGPTLSLSVIAGVDRKIMKQSLDWAAGVPDVVIAGGKIVRFMNDIAAFKRRKCKGDAASSVECYIHEHGVTDKVAIARIDELIEEEWKILNKARFENHALLPALQPIIDLARSSSLFYDNRNDVYTTSTHLQETVESLFLKPI, via the exons ATGGCCAGAGCGTCCATCAAGCCAGGGCAAG GCTTCGCCGGCGGAGCCCGGTCAGCTGTACAGGGTCGTCGGTCTGTGGCCTCGCCACTGGCTGCTGCCGCCGTTCCTGAAAAGCAGTCCGGCTTTGAACCCTCACCGTGGAGCGACTTCTTTACTGGATATGAGCCAGAACCACTGCAG AGGTCTGAGGAATGGATGTTGGTGAGAGCTAATGAACTGAAGGAACATGTATGCATGATGTTTAAGTCTTGTAACAATATGGCAACGCAAATTTGCTTACTGGATACACTCCAACATCTTGGAATAGATTACCACTTTAAAGAGCAGATCGACACTATTCTAAGCCAGATCTTGGAGAGTGAATTTTTTAGTAGCTCAAGCCTCAGTGAAGTTGCTCTAGGGTTTCGCTTGCTTAGGGAGCATGGCCATTGGGTTTCTCCAG ATGTTTTCAATAAATTCAAGGCCCAAGATGGGGGCTTCAGTAAGGACATATCAAATGATCCAAAGGGGCTATTAAGTTTGTATAATGCAGCTCATCTTCATGTTCATGGTGAGCCAACACTCGAAGAAGCCATAACTTTTGCGAGGCGTCATCTTAGATCAATGAGGGGTAGTGATCTGAAGACCCCACTAGCTAATCAAGTCAAACGGGCCCTTCACATACCACTGCCACGGGCTTGTAAGAGGATAGAGACAGTGCATTATATCTCTGAGTACAAAGAAGAGGAAGGATATAATCCAGTTCTATTGGAGCTCGCAAAACTAGATTTTAACCTTTTACAACATGTCCACTTGAAGGAGCTCAAAGCGATTACTGA GTGGTGGAACAATTTTTCTAGAAATATTGGACTAAGTTATATTCGTTGTCGCATGGTGGAGAGCTACACTTGGGCCTATGTGGTATATTATCAGAGAGGTTTCAAACTACCAAGACGTATTATCGCAATGATGATTGTACTTATTACGACTGTGGATGACACATATGATATTCATGCTACCATAGATGATTGTCGGAAGTTACATGAAGCCATACAAAG ATGGGATGAAAGTGCCGTTGATATTCTGCCAGAGTACCTCAAGAGGTTGTATATGGAGTTGCTGATAACATTTAAGAATATTGAGGATGAAGTGCCAGCCAACGTCGACTACAATGTTTCCTACCTTAGAAAAGCG TTTCAAAATCACGTCAGCGGTTATCTACAAGAAGCCGAATGGTCACACAATAATCACTGGCCAAAATTTGAAGATCAAGTAAATTTGACTAGCCTAACAATAGGCGGACCAACACTATCGTTGAGTGTGATAGCAGGCGTGGATAGAAAAATAATGAAGCAGTCACTCGATTGGGCAGCTGGCGTACCCGACGTTGTTATAGCAGGTGGAAAGATTGTACGTTTCATGAACGACATTGCTGCATTTAAG CGTCGGAAGTGCAAGGGTGATGCAGCAAGCTCCGTGGAGTGTTACATCCATGAGCATGGAGTCACAGACAAGGTGGCCATTGCAAGGATCGATGAACTAATAGAAGAGGAATGGAAGATTTTGAACAAAGCTCGCTTTGAAAATCATGCGCTTCTCCCAGCCTTGCAACCAATTATTGATTTAGCACGCAGCTCGTCATTGTTCTATGATAATAGGAACGACGTGTACACAACAAGTACACATCTTCAGGAGACTGTCGAGAGCCTATTCCTCAAGCCCATCTAG